DNA sequence from the Sandaracinaceae bacterium genome:
CGCGCTCGGCGGCGCCGACCGCCGTCGCCTGAACGAGTACCGCGAGCGGCACGCAGAGTACGTCGTGATCGACGCGGTGCAGCGGCGCCTGCAGTGCGAGGGGCACTTCGAGGACAAGGGCACGTTCATCCGCGGGGCCATGGACTGGGCCACGCACGAGGCGCTGGCCGAGTTCGAGCGGCGGCACCGAATCTACGGCTGGGGCTTCATCGGTCGTGAGACGCTCGACGCGCTGCGCAAGACCCCACTCGAGAACGAGCGTGACGCCGTGCTCCGTGTGCTGACCGAGCGGGCCGTCCACGCCGCAGGGGTCATCGAAGACGGCAGCGCCGCCGAGGCGCACCCTAGCGAGACGCGCTTCCTGGGCGCCGACGGGCAGCGTCATGCGGTGCGCAACCTCGTCGCGGAGCTGGAAGCACGCGTCGTCGCGTCCTTCGGCCTCGCGACCGCGGAGGACGTGGGCGCGTGGCTCGACAGCCTCGGAGATCTCGGCGGACGGCAGCTGGTGGCGGTGCCGGCCATCGAGCTGCCGGAGTACTACTCGAGCGACATCGACCTCTCGGTGGAGGTCGATCGCGGGGACGTGTGGTACGAGTTCCCCTACGACGCCGAGGGGCGTGAGCGCGCGCAGCCGGTGTCGCGGCGTCCCCACACCACCATCTACGCGCAGTACCGAGGCCAGCGGATCGCCCTGGCGCGCTTCGGGACAACCGTGGGCGGCTGGCGCAGCGACAACGTCGGCGGGCGCCTGATGTGGCGGTACAAGAACTCGCCCGCGGGCCCGCGCGTGTGGAGCCGGATCATCGCCTCTCCGGTCTGGCTGCCCCCGGACTCGTCGCCCCCGCGCGGTCTGCTCGTGCCCGCGGGCGGCGGGCGCTTCGAGGTGAACTACGACGAGACGGGGCCCAGCTATGCGTCGGCCTACGGCCTGGTGGCCGCCTACCACCAGCTGTACTCCGAAGACCCTGAAGGAAACATCCGGCTGGGCGGCGACCAAGGCATCCGCATGCACGGCTCGGTCGACTACATGAGCATCATGCGGCGGCACAGTCACGGCTGCCATCGTCTCCACAACCACATCGCCGTCCGCCTGATGTCCTTCGTGCTGCGCCACCGCCCGCACAGCCGTCGTGGGCAGCAGGTGCTCGGCTTCCGGCGCAACATCGAGTTCGACGGTCGCAGCTACCCGATGGCCATCGACGCGGGCGGCTACGTATTCCGCTTGGAGCGACCGCTGCCGGTGAATGTCCTCGAGGGACGCGTCCTGGGCGCGCAGCTGACCCCCATCGAGCACGAGATCCCCAAGTACGACCCCGAGGTCGGCGCGTACGTGATGCCAGACGGGCAGTGGGTCACCGTGGACAGGCATGGGAACATCACGCCGCGTGAGATGCCGGTGCCGCTCGAGGGCACGGTCGAACCCGGGACCGAGGGCATCGTCGGCGGCCCAGCCGTAGGCGACGCTGCCGACGAGGCGGCCGAGGGCTTGATCTCCGGCGAGGACGATCAGACGACCACACCCGCCGGGCCGGCGCCCTCCGCCCGACCCGCCGCGCCGGGAGCGTCACCCGCCGCGCCCGCTGCCGCGCCCACCATGGCACCAGGGACACCCTCACCGAGCCCCCAGTCGGCGGCAGCCCACGGTGGCGGTGCCTCACCGCGCGCGGCCACGCTGACCACCACGACGCCTCCGAGAGCCCCATGAACACGCACCCCGAGAACGGCGCACGTGTGCGCTTCGAACTGCGCGCCACCATGGACGCGGGCGCGCGCTATCGCGTCACCTACTTCACTCCAGACGGCGCACACGAGTGCGACGCCGAGCTGCGGCTGGCCGATGGCAGCGTCACCTTGAGCGGCGTGCCCGAGCACGCGCCCGAGGGGCTCGCCAAGGTGGTGACCCCGTTCGCCAAGCAGATCCTCTCGGGGCGTCGCGCCGATCCGGAAGGCGCGTGGCCCAGGCGCGTCCTCCGGTGGCGTGCTGAGCGCGCCACCAACTAGATCTCCGCGCCGTTTGCGAATACCCTCGGGTCCCCCCCATGGATGACCCCCACCAGAAGCGTGTCGCGCTCCAGGCCCTTCGCGACGTCGCCGAAGTGGCCGACCCGGGCGCCGTCGCGCTCGCGGGCTTCGACGCGGCCGTCGCTGGAGTCGCGCGGCAAGACGTCGAAGGGGTCTTCGACGCGAGGGGGGACGACCTCGTGGACGTGGTGG
Encoded proteins:
- a CDS encoding L,D-transpeptidase: MAHLMSVLNRRRSLSALTCALPLIAFAALPGCEDPVAPPVAPAPVEVAEATPEPVEPPTPPPPPVLLHPVPVWTEGSRQEPIERDRAAEQGYLLVDLGDDWTPYLFTEVDVEGQTPIPNAYRSTYLALARGEHPDDHHGRRASRDKYLELYGIPPTLGLLRQRNVATRALSCAADIDYEPLRAFEGFIAYDSNSTARNQSRRHAALETELTALARRSGVTLDALDPSALGGADRRRLNEYRERHAEYVVIDAVQRRLQCEGHFEDKGTFIRGAMDWATHEALAEFERRHRIYGWGFIGRETLDALRKTPLENERDAVLRVLTERAVHAAGVIEDGSAAEAHPSETRFLGADGQRHAVRNLVAELEARVVASFGLATAEDVGAWLDSLGDLGGRQLVAVPAIELPEYYSSDIDLSVEVDRGDVWYEFPYDAEGRERAQPVSRRPHTTIYAQYRGQRIALARFGTTVGGWRSDNVGGRLMWRYKNSPAGPRVWSRIIASPVWLPPDSSPPRGLLVPAGGGRFEVNYDETGPSYASAYGLVAAYHQLYSEDPEGNIRLGGDQGIRMHGSVDYMSIMRRHSHGCHRLHNHIAVRLMSFVLRHRPHSRRGQQVLGFRRNIEFDGRSYPMAIDAGGYVFRLERPLPVNVLEGRVLGAQLTPIEHEIPKYDPEVGAYVMPDGQWVTVDRHGNITPREMPVPLEGTVEPGTEGIVGGPAVGDAADEAAEGLISGEDDQTTTPAGPAPSARPAAPGASPAAPAAAPTMAPGTPSPSPQSAAAHGGGASPRAATLTTTTPPRAP